In Prunus dulcis chromosome 1, ALMONDv2, whole genome shotgun sequence, the following are encoded in one genomic region:
- the LOC117615403 gene encoding glycosyl hydrolase 5 family protein-like, translating into MVAHSSTPIISSFSFLAIIASLLTVAVLPATVSAVPLSTSSRWIVDESGQRVKLACVNWVSHLEPVVAEGLSKQPVDAISKRIASLGFNCVRLTWPTFLATNDTLASVTVRQSFQSLGLSESIAGLQSNNPSIIDLTLIQAYQAVVSSLGKNNVMVILDNQVSKPGWCCSSFDGNGFFGDQYFSPDIWIKGLTRMATLFKGVANVVGMSLRNELRGPKQNVDDWYKYMQRGAEAVHSANPDALVILSGLSYDKDLSFLADRPVSLTFSGKTVYEVHWYGFSDGQAWKSGNPNQVCGSVVNNMKRQAGFLLEKGFPLFVSEFGVDQRGTNVNDNRYLNCFMATAAELDVDFALWTLDGSYYLKDGVLGMNEYYGVLNWDWSDIRNSSLSQRLSVLQSPFQGPGLSQSRLHKIIFHPATGLCLLKVGWLGPLKLGSCSQSGAWSYSSKKILSLKGTYFCIQADELEKPAQVGIICTTPNSQWDTISDSGLHLSSKTLNGTDVCLDVDSSNTIVTSSCKCIGRDSSCDPESQWFKLVDSTITSTSSSPML; encoded by the exons ATGGTTGCTCATAGCTCTACCCCGATCATCTCATCCTTCTCCTTCCTCGCGATCATCGCTTCTCTTCTCACAGTCGCGGTCTTGCCTGCAACAGTCTCAGCTGTGCCACTCTCCACCAGCTCACGGTGGATCGTCGACGAGAGCGGGCAGCGCGTGAAGCTGGCCTGCGTGAACTGGGTGTCGCATCTCGAACCCGTCGTCGCTGAAGGCCTGAGCAAGCAGCCGGTGGACGCCATCTCCAAACGCATCGCGTCGTTGGGCTTCAACTGCGTAAGGCTGACGTGGCCAACTTTCTTGGCCACCAATGATACGCTGGCATCTGTCACTGTTCGACAGTCGTTTCAGAGCCTCGGCCTCAGCGAATCCATTGCTGGTCTCCAGTCCAACAATCCCTCCATCATCGATCTCACCCTCATACAAGCTTACCAG GCAGTGGTATCTAGCCTTGGGAAGAACAATGTGATGGTTATATTGGACAATCAAGTAAGCAAGCCTGGTTGGTGCTGCAGCAGCTTTGATGGCAATGGTTTCTTTGGCGACCAGTACTTCAGTCCTGACATTTGGATCAAGGGCCTTACTCGGATGGCCACCTTGTTCAAAGGCGTGGCAAATGTGGTGGGCATGAGCTTGAGGAACGAGCTGAGAGGCCCCAAACAGAATGTTGACGATTGGTACAA GTACATGCAAAGAGGAGCTGAGGCAGTGCACTCAGCAAACCCAGATGCGCTTGTGATTCTCTCTGGCCTGAGTTATGACAAAGACTTATCTTTCCTTGCCGACCGGCCAGTGAGCCTCACATTTTCTGGGAAAACAGTATATGAGGTGCATTGGTATGGGTTTTCAGATGGGCAGGCATGGAAGAGTGGCAACCCCAACCAAGTGTGTGGGTCAGTTGTAAATAACATGAAGAGACAAGCAGGGTTTTTGCTGGAAAAAGGGTTCCCATTGTTTGTGAGCGAGTTTGGGGTGGACCAGAGGGGCACCAATGTGAATGACAATAGGTACCTAAACTGCTTCATGGCTACTGCAGCTGAACTTGATGTGGATTTTGCTCTCTGGACTTTGGATGGGAGTTATTATCTGAAGGATGGGGTCCTCGGAATGAATGAGTATTATGGAGTCTTGAACTGGGATTGGAGTGATATTAGGAATTCAAGCTTATCTCAGAGACTCTCTGTTCTTCAATCTCCTTTCCAAG GTCCAGGCTTATCTCAATCCAGGCTgcataaaattattttccatCCAGCCACAGGCCTCTGCCTCCTAAAAGTTGGATGGCTTGGGCCGTTGAAGTTAGGTTCATGCTCTCAATCTGGAGCCTGGAGCTATTCATCCAAGAAGATCCTAAGTCTTAAAGGAACGTATTTCTGCATACAAGCTGATGAACTGGAGAAGCCAGCACAAGTTGGGATTATTTGCACGACCCCTAATTCACAATGGGATACCATTTCGGATTCTGGGTTGCATCTTTCATCTAAGACATTGAATGGTACTGATGTTTGCCTAGATGTAGACTCCAGCAATACCATTGTCACAAGTTCCTGCAAATGCATAGGCAGAGATAGTTCGTGCGACCCCGAAAGCCAGTGGTTCAAACTTGTCGATAGCACAATAACTTCGACGTCTTCAAGCCCCATGCTCTAG
- the LOC117615402 gene encoding protein GLE1 isoform X1, protein MGAFKLELRCPQKVDGIALDPEPDWSFEALLSEIDELERKINSSSKVSVPFTKERPRDISDSKSNGRTSASPFVMRVFEDEMDNIDSEDEEALDQSSVAVKRFNFDDLYLSDSDDSGDDSSLEAQPCLMEKGESGESSLFELSREHQFRVKEEIRNQISALETDLKTESQKSISAIFRVERYREERCEMERKLDTQYQRNIAEALNNHLTAVQRDLEVRSQIEERKIRNDAAYEDAKRKEKALQEEKLRQERTKAEAEAKRAEEAKRAEDAKRAALEAQSRAAKEAAEREAFEASKRADSGSAQEGTYRPQINALNAQSIRKPPAAGNILKAAESALNLEQGRLQKLKQFDDENQALRLRSKEDFRKYERQISKLVQQITGTKDSVRQKAGELVNIFNDARCPQSISVAAFAKKVVSNCKTPRNAAFACGHVIVLVTSKVPTAMDLILAELHRACIYTVPKHYSQSAFESKEAYYNAIGFQEDEGKIESVDNYLARLESYMKLYGALVQQTEIYGFQNVHGLKEGWAWLARFLNALPANRYTAVALNAFLHMAGYSLFKKYKSQFRKMLNIISDNFLNALRERGDSNLNPVIAEIDAYLKDNKFLREPEGRSLEGSLLSDVYVPESDYY, encoded by the exons AT GGGAGCTTTTAAGTTGGAGCTTCGTTGTCCCCAAAAAGTTGATGGAATTGCACTTGACCCTGAGCCTGATTGGAGCTTCGAAGCTCTACTATCGGAGATAGATGAATTGGAAAGAAAGATCAACAGCTCTTCTAAGGTTTCAGTGCCTTTTACTAAAGAAAGACCACG AGATATATCCGATTCAAAGAGCAATGGGAGGACTTCTGCTAGCCCATTTGTTATGCGTGTCTTCGAAGATGAGATGGACAACATTGACAGTGAAGATGAGGAGGCTCTGGATCAAAGTTCTGTGGCAGTTAAACGGTTTAATTTTGATGATCTTTATCTCAG TGACAGTGATGACTCTGGTGATGACTCGTCTCTTGAAGCCCAACCCTGCCTGATGGAGAAGGGTGAATCAGGGGAAAGTAGTTTGTTCGAGCTATCCCGTGAACATCAGTTCAGAGTGAAG GAAGAAATCAGGAACCAAATATCAGCATTAGAGACAGATCTGAAGACTGAAAGTCAAAAGTCTATTTCTGCAATCTTTCGAGTTGAGAGATATAGAGAAGAAAGATGTGAAATGGAAAGAAAACTTGATACTCAATATCAACGCAATAT AGCAGAAGCACTTAATAATCACTTGACTGCTGTCCAGCGAGACCTTGAAGTCAGATCTCaaatagaagaaagaaaaataagaaatgatGCAGCTTATGAAGATgctaaaagaaaggaaaaagctCTGCAAGAAGAAAAACTTCGACAAGAACGAACTAAAGCAGAAGCTGAG GCAAAAAGAGCTGAGGAAGCAAAAAGAGCAGAGGACGCAAAAAGAGCTGCTTTGGAAGCTCAGAGTCGAGCAGCTAAAGAAGCTGCAGAAAGGGAAGCTTTTGAAGCCTCGAAGAGGGCTGATTCTGGATCGGCACAAGAAGGAACTTACAGACCTCAGATAAATGCTTTGAATGCTCAATCCATTCGAAAACCACCAGCGGCAG GTAATATACTCAAGGCTGCAGAAAGTGCTCTGAATCTAGAGCAGGGGAGACTACAAAAGCTTAAACAGTTTGATGATGAAAACCAGGCACTGAGATTACGCTCCAAAGAG gATTTCAGGAAGTATGAGAGGCAAATTTCTAAGTTGGTTCAGCAAATTACTGGAACAAAAGACAGTGTCAG ACAAAAAGCAGGTGAACTAGTCAATATCTTTAATGATGCTCGCTGCCCTCAATCTATCAGCGTTGCAGCATTTGCGAAGAAG GTTGTCTCCAATTGTAAAACCCCACGTAATGCTGCTTTTGCATGTGGCCATGTCATTGTTCTTGTTACTTCAAAG GTTCCGACTGCAATGGATCTTATTCTTGCTGAGTTACACAGAGCTTGCATCTATACAGTTCCAAAGCACTATTCACAG TCCGCATTTGAATCAAAAGAGGCATACTATAATGCTATTGGATTCCAAGAAGATGAAGGAAAGATTGAGAGTGTTGACAATTATTTGGCACGATTAGAGTCATATATGAAACTATATGGGGCCTTGGTTCAG CAGACAGAAATTTATGGGTTCCAAAATGTGCATGGCCTGAAAGAAGGTTGGGCATGGCTTGCAAGGTTTTTAAATGCTCTTCCTGCCAACAGATATACTGCTGTTGCACTTAACGCATTCCTACAT ATGGCAGGGTACTCTCTCTTCAAAAAGTACAAATCTCAATTCAGGAAGATGCTGAACATCATCTCAGACAACTTCCTGAATGCACTAAGAGAACGAGGAGATTCAAATCTGAACCCAGTCATTGCAGAAATCGACGCCTACTTAAAGGACAACAAATTTCTTCGTGAGCCTGAGGGAAGGAGCCTGGAGGGCTCTTTGCTATCAGATGTTTATGTGCCTGAATCAGATTACTACTAA
- the LOC117616556 gene encoding cytochrome P450 86B1-like, which yields MTNLLSFSAILNLVGFWDVAIALLGLFIISCLLERFTNKGPMLWPVLGIIPSVFLNVNSMYDWATVVLIRAGGTFYFRGVWFGGAHGIITIDPSKLEYMLKTRFNNFPKGQHYRERFRDLLGDGIFNADDQMWKEQRRVATTEMHSSRFVEHSFLSMQVLVHEKLLKLMDDVVNSRNGVIDLQEVLLRFTFDNICTAALGVDPGCLALDLPQIPFAKAFEEATELTLFRFMVPPFVWKPMKRFEMGYEKRLKESVQIVHEFAEKAVTERRNELVRLGGLNDRSDLLSRLMEYTAQNPEGQGTQKRFSNKFLVDFCISFILAGRDTSSVALAWFFWLVQKTPEVENKILKEMNEILGQRRQCSNIKEPADHDAIFTVEELKNMVYLQAALSESLRLYPAVPIDIKEVVEDDVFPDGTVVKKGGRVLYSMFSMARIESIWGQDCLEFRPERWIKDGVFVSENQFKYPVFNGGPRLCVGKKFAYMQMKMVAAAILLRYEVKVVEGHNVVPKLTTTLYMQNGLLVTLKPRLLTSTV from the coding sequence ATGACGAACttgctttctttctctgcAATTCTGAACTTGGTAGGTTTCTGGGATGTGGCTATTGCCTTGTTGGGTCTGTTCATAATTAGCTGCTTGCTTGAGAGATTTACCAACAAGGGCCCAATGCTATGGCCAGTCCTGGGGATTATACCTTCAGTTTTTCTCAATGTAAACAGCATGTATGATTGGGCAACCGTGGTTCTGATCAGAGCAGGGGGCACTTTCTACTTCAGAGGAGTGTGGTTTGGTGGGGCCCATGGGATCATAACCATTGATCCTTCCAAACTTGAGTACATGCTCAAAACAAGGTTCAACAACTTCCCAAAAGGCCAACACTACAGGGAGAGGTTCCGTGATTTGCTTGGGGATGGCATTTTCAATGCAGACGATCAAATGTGGAAGGAGCAGAGAAGAGTAGCAACTACAGAGATGCATTCAAGCCGGTTTGTGGAGCACTCTTTTCTGTCCATGCAGGTTTTGGTGCACGAAAAGCTGTTGAAGTTGATGGACGATGTGGTGAATTCTAGAAACGGTGTTATTGATCTCCAAGAAGTGCTTCTTCGGTTTACTTTTGACAACATTTGCACTGCAGCTCTTGGTGTTGATCCAGGGTGCTTGGCTCTTGACTTACCACAAATTCCTTTTGCAAAAGCCTTTGAAGAAGCTACCGAATTGACTCTCTTCAGATTCATGGTGCCGCCTTTTGTGTGGAAGCCCATGAAGCGTTTCGAAATGGGATACGAGAAGAGGCTCAAAGAATCAGTTCAAATTGTGCATGAGTTTGCTGAGAAGGCAGTGACAGAGAGAAGGAATGAATTGGTTAGGCTTGGAGGGTTAAATGATCGTTCCGATCTCTTGTCAAGGCTCATGGAATACACTGCTCAAAACCCAGAAGGACAAGGCACGCAAAAGCGCTTTTCGAATAAGTTTCTGGTAGATTTCTgcataagttttattttagCTGGGAGGGACACAAGCTCTGTTGCATTGGCATGGTTTTTTTGGTTAGTGCAAAAAACCCCAGAAgtggaaaacaaaatcctCAAAGAGATGAATGAAATTTTAGGCCAGCGGCGCCAATGCAGTAATATTAAAGAACCAGCTGATCATGATGCAATTTTTACAGTGGAAGAACTAAAGAACATGGTGTATCTACAAGCAGCATTGTCAGAATCGCTGAGGCTCTACCCAGCAGTGCCAATTGACATCAAAGAGGTTGTGGAAGATGATGTGTTCCCTGATGGAACAGTGGTGAAAAAGGGAGGTAGGGTTCTCTACTCCATGTTCTCGATGGCCCGAATTGAGTCGATATGGGGACAAGATTGCTTGGAGTTTAGGCCTGAAAGATGGATTAAAGATGGGGTGTTTGTGAGTGAGAATCAATTCAAATACCCCGTGTTTAACGGGGGTCCAAGGTTGTGCGTGGGGAAGAAGTTTGCTTACATGCAGATGAAGATGGTGGCTGCTGCTATCCTATTGAGGTATGAGGTTAAGGTTGTTGAAGGTCATAATGTTGTTCCAAAATTGACCACCACACTTTACATGCAGAATGGGTTGCTTGTGACTCTCAAGCCTAGGTTGCTCACTAGTACTGTCTAA
- the LOC117615402 gene encoding protein GLE1 isoform X2 produces MGAFKLELRCPQKVDGIALDPEPDWSFEALLSEIDELERKINSSSKVSVPFTKERPRDISDSKSNGRTSASPFVMRVFEDEMDNIDSEDEEALDQSSVAVKRFNFDDLYLSDSDDSGDDSSLEAQPCLMEKGESGESSLFELSREHQFRVKEEIRNQISALETDLKTESQKSISAIFRVERYREERCEMERKLDTQYQRNIAEALNNHLTAVQRDLEVRSQIEERKIRNDAAYEDAKRKEKALQEEKLRQERTKAEAEAKRAEEAKRAEDAKRAALEAQSRAAKEAAEREAFEASKRADSGSAQEGTYRPQINALNAQSIRKPPAAGNILKAAESALNLEQGRLQKLKQFDDENQALRLRSKEDFRKYERQISKLVQQITGTKDSVRQKAGELVNIFNDARCPQSISVAAFAKKVVSNCKTPRNAAFACGHVIVLVTSKVPTAMDLILAELHRACIYTVPKHYSQSAFESKEAYYNAIGFQEDEGKIESVDNYLARLESYMKLYGALVQTEIYGFQNVHGLKEGWAWLARFLNALPANRYTAVALNAFLHMAGYSLFKKYKSQFRKMLNIISDNFLNALRERGDSNLNPVIAEIDAYLKDNKFLREPEGRSLEGSLLSDVYVPESDYY; encoded by the exons AT GGGAGCTTTTAAGTTGGAGCTTCGTTGTCCCCAAAAAGTTGATGGAATTGCACTTGACCCTGAGCCTGATTGGAGCTTCGAAGCTCTACTATCGGAGATAGATGAATTGGAAAGAAAGATCAACAGCTCTTCTAAGGTTTCAGTGCCTTTTACTAAAGAAAGACCACG AGATATATCCGATTCAAAGAGCAATGGGAGGACTTCTGCTAGCCCATTTGTTATGCGTGTCTTCGAAGATGAGATGGACAACATTGACAGTGAAGATGAGGAGGCTCTGGATCAAAGTTCTGTGGCAGTTAAACGGTTTAATTTTGATGATCTTTATCTCAG TGACAGTGATGACTCTGGTGATGACTCGTCTCTTGAAGCCCAACCCTGCCTGATGGAGAAGGGTGAATCAGGGGAAAGTAGTTTGTTCGAGCTATCCCGTGAACATCAGTTCAGAGTGAAG GAAGAAATCAGGAACCAAATATCAGCATTAGAGACAGATCTGAAGACTGAAAGTCAAAAGTCTATTTCTGCAATCTTTCGAGTTGAGAGATATAGAGAAGAAAGATGTGAAATGGAAAGAAAACTTGATACTCAATATCAACGCAATAT AGCAGAAGCACTTAATAATCACTTGACTGCTGTCCAGCGAGACCTTGAAGTCAGATCTCaaatagaagaaagaaaaataagaaatgatGCAGCTTATGAAGATgctaaaagaaaggaaaaagctCTGCAAGAAGAAAAACTTCGACAAGAACGAACTAAAGCAGAAGCTGAG GCAAAAAGAGCTGAGGAAGCAAAAAGAGCAGAGGACGCAAAAAGAGCTGCTTTGGAAGCTCAGAGTCGAGCAGCTAAAGAAGCTGCAGAAAGGGAAGCTTTTGAAGCCTCGAAGAGGGCTGATTCTGGATCGGCACAAGAAGGAACTTACAGACCTCAGATAAATGCTTTGAATGCTCAATCCATTCGAAAACCACCAGCGGCAG GTAATATACTCAAGGCTGCAGAAAGTGCTCTGAATCTAGAGCAGGGGAGACTACAAAAGCTTAAACAGTTTGATGATGAAAACCAGGCACTGAGATTACGCTCCAAAGAG gATTTCAGGAAGTATGAGAGGCAAATTTCTAAGTTGGTTCAGCAAATTACTGGAACAAAAGACAGTGTCAG ACAAAAAGCAGGTGAACTAGTCAATATCTTTAATGATGCTCGCTGCCCTCAATCTATCAGCGTTGCAGCATTTGCGAAGAAG GTTGTCTCCAATTGTAAAACCCCACGTAATGCTGCTTTTGCATGTGGCCATGTCATTGTTCTTGTTACTTCAAAG GTTCCGACTGCAATGGATCTTATTCTTGCTGAGTTACACAGAGCTTGCATCTATACAGTTCCAAAGCACTATTCACAG TCCGCATTTGAATCAAAAGAGGCATACTATAATGCTATTGGATTCCAAGAAGATGAAGGAAAGATTGAGAGTGTTGACAATTATTTGGCACGATTAGAGTCATATATGAAACTATATGGGGCCTTGGTTCAG ACAGAAATTTATGGGTTCCAAAATGTGCATGGCCTGAAAGAAGGTTGGGCATGGCTTGCAAGGTTTTTAAATGCTCTTCCTGCCAACAGATATACTGCTGTTGCACTTAACGCATTCCTACAT ATGGCAGGGTACTCTCTCTTCAAAAAGTACAAATCTCAATTCAGGAAGATGCTGAACATCATCTCAGACAACTTCCTGAATGCACTAAGAGAACGAGGAGATTCAAATCTGAACCCAGTCATTGCAGAAATCGACGCCTACTTAAAGGACAACAAATTTCTTCGTGAGCCTGAGGGAAGGAGCCTGGAGGGCTCTTTGCTATCAGATGTTTATGTGCCTGAATCAGATTACTACTAA
- the LOC117615404 gene encoding E3 ubiquitin-protein ligase RGLG5 → MGGKSSKDSSPRLFSHGGSTASSSSWDQYGYPQPSRPPQNPYCTPQHHYEPSPSFNHVSQPVTVPNPRRRLDRKYSNIADNYRSLDEVTSALAQAGLESSNLIVGIDFTKSNEWTGSRSFNRKSLHHIGNVQNPYEQAISIIGKTLSVFDEDNLIPCFGFGDASTHDQDVFSFYQDEHYCNGFEEVLARYREIVPHLRLAGPTSFAPIIEMAMTIVEQSGGQYHVLLIIADGQVTRSVDTKHGQLSSQEQKTIDAIVKASEYPLSIILVGIGDGPWDMMREFDDNIPARAFDNFQFVNFTEIMSKKVDLSRKQTEFALSALMEIPSQYKATLELGILGTRNGNYPNMVPLPPPHYAAVSSGSSNTKLYSNSNSFQQRTAPYAGYDNAGASTPSSYTGYDSQVCPICLTNPKDMAFGCGHQTCCDCGEYLELCPICRSSIQTRIRLY, encoded by the exons ATGGGAGGCAAAAGCTCGAAAGATTCGAGCCCGAGGCTGTTTTCGCATGGTGGATCaactgcttcttcttcttcatgggATCAGTATGGGTATCCACAGCCATCACGCCCTCCACAAAACCCCTACTGCACCCCTCAGCATCACTATGAACCTTCACCATCTTTTAACCATGTGTCTCAGCCAGTTACAGTGCCCAACCCACGAAGGAGGTTGGATAGAAAATACTCAAACATAGCTGATAATTACCGTTCCTTGGATGAG GTTACTTCTGCTCTTGCACAAGCTGGCCTTGAGTCTTCTAATTTGattgttggtattgatttcaCGAAAAGCAATGAGTGGACAG GTTCGAGGTCATTTAACCGGAAAAGCTTGCATCACATTGGAAATGTTCAAAACCCCTATGAACAAGCAATATCAATTATTGGGAAAACATTATCTGTTTTCGATGAAGATAATCTAATTCCGTGCTTTGGGTTTGGAGATG CATCTACACATGATCAAGATGTCTTTAGCTTCTATCAGGACGAACACTACTGTAACGGATTTGAGGAAGTATTGGCACGATATCGAGAAATTGTTCCCCATCTTCGACTTGCAG GGCCTACATCTTTTGCACCGATTATTGAGATGGCCATGACTATTGTTGAGCAAAGCGGAGGCCAGTACCATGTTTTGCTGATCATTGCTGATGGCCAG GTGACAAGAAGTGTTGACACAAAACATGGTCAGCTCAGCTCACAAGAACAAAAGACAATCGATGCAATTGTAAAAGCAAG TGAGTACCCCTTGTCTATAATCCTAGTGGGGATTGGAGATGGCCCTTGGGACATGATGAGGGAATTCGACGATAACATCCCTGCTCGAGCATTCGATAATTTTCAG TTTGTGAATTTTACGGAAATCATGTCAAAGAAGGTGGATCTATCCAGAAAGCAGACAGAATTTGCTCTTTCAGCCCTGATGGAAATACCTTCTCAATATAAAGCAACTCTAGAGCTTGGCATATTGGG AACACGCAATGGAAATTATCCAAACATGGTTCCCCTTCCCCCACCCCATTATGCTGCAGTATCTTCAGGCAGCAGCAACACAAAACTTTACAGCAATTCAAACAGTTTTCAGCAGAGGACAGCTCCTTATGCTGGATATGATAATGCAGGAGCCAGCACACCTTCTTCTTATACAGGATATGATAGTCAG GTTTGCCCCATTTGTCTTACGAATCCGAAAGACATGGCGTTTGGTTGTGGACATCAG ACTTGTTGTGACTGTGGAGAATACCTCGAATTGTGCCCCATTTGCCGGAGTTCGATCCAAACTAGAATAAGACTCTACTAG
- the LOC117616547 gene encoding protein SIEVE ELEMENT OCCLUSION C translates to MDLLGSDTLPNSVSSLSQEVLIKKLLLSHDPDGRHLDSELLLCAVEDIMLCTTTSQVLDAIEKTHVCKMEFGSQEPLGQTFCKISHEILCKCCDEGSLHARTMLLFDLLGNYKWGAKVALVLTSFVASYGELRLLMQQYSSSPLAISVAMLKKLPADSSPLKPRFKALSLLVNAIVDVTKCIIKFEKLPLSHVELDDETKAVTKSQIYIAVYWIIRGILICSSQITDSTAMKSEQYSDSTIIASWELLSLVYQLRSIYSDLRQQVEVCHQQTETKLYQKLLDIFKETQVDNQELLRLLFALRDDLPLKDCSSQLGVSDLKNKVVILMISKPELLSIEESLFLVQQTHNHPHKKNAEDSYRIVWVPIPVSNQWTDAEETIFEYLSNSLPWFSIRQPWLLNSAVVKFIKEAWNYKNEPVMVVLDSQGTVTNSNAIDLLFIWGPKAYPFSASREEELWQEQNWTLQFMMDEIDLLLTKWVEEGRNICIYGSDSIDWIVEFTAKMEIIKSAGVQLEMVYVGKRNSSQQDMRNISATVSYKKLSSALPPMKTHFFWLRLESIRRSKLRLRKPANSTDNVLDEASALLDADDNDKNWAVIGRGSDSMMQDIVRLEGPDLMECLNKFPKWGENVGELGFLGALRHALEPSVLPEPCGHFDVTLPGKEQGEGGVVCGKCKHLMKKFVVYK, encoded by the exons ATGGATTTGCTTGGAAGTGACACCTTGCCAAATTCCGTATCATCTTTATCACAAGAAGTTCTAATTAAGAAGCTACTCCTTAGCCACGATCCGGATGGCCGTCATCTTGATTCTGAGCTGTTGCTCTGTGCAGTGGAGGACATCATGCTTTGTACTACCACATCCCAA GTTCTTGATGCCATTGAAAAAACTCATGTATGCAAGATGGAATTTGGATCACAAGAGCCTCTCGGACAGACCTTCTGTAAAATTTCGCACGAG ATACTTTGCAAGTGCTGCGATGAAGGAAGTCTACATGCAAGGACaatgcttttgtttgatttgcttGGAAATTATAAGTGGGGTGCAAAAGTGGCATTAGTGCTTACATCTTTCGTAGCAAGTTATGGCGAACTTAGGCTCCTAATGCAGCAGTACTCTAGTAGCCCCTTGGCAATATCAGTCGCAATGCTCAAGAAATTGCCTGCTGATTCGAGTCCTTTAAAGCCTCGATTTAAGGCCTTGAGTTTGTTAGTCAATGCAATAGTGGATGTAACCAAGTGTATCATCAAGTTTGAGAAACTGCCGCTTTCACATGTGGAGCTGGATGATGAGACAAAGGCTGTTACAAAGTCTCAAATCTATATAGCTGTTTACTGGATCATTAGAGGCATCTTGATATGCTCTTCTCAAATCACAGATTCAACAGCCATGAAATCTGAGCAG TATTCAGATTCAACAATAATTGCATCATGGGAGCTCTTAAGTTTGGTGTATCAGCTGCGCAGCATTTACAGTGACCTCAGACAGCAGGTGGAAGTGTGCCATCAACAAACAG AGACAAAGCTATATCAGAAGCTGTTGGATATCTTCAAGGAGACCCAAGTGGACAACCAAGAGCTTCTTCGCTTGTTATTTGCCTTGAGGGATGACTTGCCACTCAAGGATTGCTCCTCACAA CTAGGTGTCTCTGATCTGAAGAACAAAGTAGTCATACTCATGATCTCAAAGCCAGAGCTTCTTTCAATAGAGGAATCACTCTTTCTGGTTCAGCAAACACATAATCATCCTCACAAAAAAAATGCAGAAGACAGTTATAGAATTGTATGGGTCCCCATTCCAGTTTCCAATCAATGGACTGATGCCGAAGAGACAATTTTTGAATACTTATCAAATTCTTTGCCTTGGTTCTCAATAAGGCAACCCTGGCTTCTTAACTCAGCAGTGGtgaaatttataaaagaaGCATGGAACTACAAAAACGAGCCGGTTATGGTTGTGTTGGATTCACAGGGGACTGTCACAAACTCAAATGCAATTGACTTGCTATTTATCTGGGGTCCCAAGGCATACCCTTTTTCAGCTTCAAGAGAAGAAGAACTTTGGCAAGAGCAGAATTGGACACTGCAATTTATGATGGATGAAATTGACCTCTTGCTGACTAAGTGG GTAGAAGAAGGCAGAAACATTTGCATCTATGGAAGTGACAGCATAGACTGGATAGTAGAATTCACTGCCAAGATGGAGATTATCAAAAGCGCAGGAGTGCAGCTTGAGATGGTGTATGTTGGCAAGAGGAACTCAAGCCAACAAGACATGAGGAACATTTCAGCCACAGTTAGCTATAAAAAACTAAGCAGTGCATTGCCTCCCATGAAAACACATTTCTTCTGGCTTCGTTTGGAAAGTATAAGAAGATCAAAACTCCGGCTAAGAAAGCCAGCGAATAGTACTGACAATGTTCTAGATGAGGCGTCAGCACTGCTAGATGCTGATGACAATGACAAGAATTGGGCAGTAATAGGGAGAGGATCAGATTCCATGATGCAGGATATAGTAAGACTTGAAGGGCCAGATCTTATGGAATGCTTAAACAAGTTTCCAAAGTGGGGTGAAAATGTGGGAGAATTGGGGTTCTTGGGTGCACTTAGACATGCCCTTGAACCATCTGTTCTTCCTGAGCCCTGTGGTCACTTTGATGTCACTCTCCCTGGTAaagaacaaggagaaggaggGGTAGTTTGTGGCAAGTGTAAGCACCTTATGAAGAAGTTTGTTGTCTACAAATGA